The genomic region AGAGCACTATACCTACTTCGTTTTGCTTGAGTTTATCTTTTAAAGATTTATACTGACTAGCTTGTGTAGCCTGCTCCTTAATTTTAGGGAGAGATTCCTCAATTTCTATAATTATATCCTCAACCCTTTGTAAATTTTGTTGAGTCTGTTCGAGTTTTTTTATAGAGTCTAGCTTTTTACTCTTATATTTAACTATTCCTGACGCTTCTTCGAAAATTATTCTTCTTTCTTCAGGGCGACTATTTAAAATCTGATCTACTTGTCCCTGCCCAATGATTGAATAGGCTTCTTTACCCAGGCCAGTATCCATAAAAAGTTCATGGATATCCTTCAACCTGCATTCAGTGTTATTTATAAAGTATTGACTTTGCCCATCCCTAAAGTATCGTCTAGAAATATTCACTTCCGAATAATCTAAAGGTAGGCGCTGATTAGTATTATCTAAAGTTAAAATTACCTGTGCATAATTTTTCTGTCTTGCATTAGTGGAGCCAGAAAAGATCACATCTTCCATCTTTGAGCCCCTAAGGCTCTTGACGCTCTGTTCCCCTAGAACCCACTTTATAGCATCTATTACGTTACTCTTGCCACTGCCATTTGGTCCTACTATGGCAGTTACACCCCTATCAATTTGAAGAATGGTTTTATTTGCAAAAGACTTAAACCCATAAAGCTCTATTTTTTTTAAAAACAACTAACTCCCCCCTTTTAACCAGCAATTACTTTATTGTTGGCCGTAAAAATTTAAAAGTCCCTTTCTCGCTGCTTGTTGTTCCGATTGTTTTTTTGTTTTTCCTTCACCCTCACCAATTTTTCTTCCATTTAAAAACACTGCTGATCTAAATCTTTTGTCATGGTCAGGGCCTTTTTCTTCTATAATTTTGTAAGTTAGACTGTTTACGCCATTTTTTTGTACATACTCCTGTAGTTGTGTTTTAAAATCATTTTCGCCGCCGATTAAAGATTTGTTAATTTGTGGCCTAAGTATGTCCAAAACAATATCGTAACTCCTCTCAAATCCCACATCCATGTATAAAGCCCCAACAAAAGCTTCAAATGTATCAGCTAAAATTGAACTTTTTTCACGACCACCTGTTTTTTCCTCTCCTTTACCTAGCCATAACAACTCACCAAATTCTAGCTCCCGAGCTACACTAGCAAGCGAGTTTTCACAGACGATTTGCGCCCTTAACCTAGTCATTTCTCCTTCTGTTATGTTTTTTGTGAAAGTATATAAGTATTCGCTAATTATCAATTCTAAAACTGCATCTCCTAAAAACTCCAGTCTCTGATTATGTGCTTTAAACCCAAGACTATTTTCAAAGGCATACGATGAATGAGTAAAAGCTTTCTTATAAATTTCTCCTTTATCTAATCCAAGTTCTTCAAGAAAATATTCTAGCTTTGTCACGTGATCACTCCTAAAGTAGTTATAAATAAAACCCCGCACTTACTGCAGGCGGGGTTTTATGTTATCTAAGAATTTTCCTCTATAAAATTTACGATATCTCCTACAGTATTCATAGTTTGTAGTTTCTCATCAGGTATTTGAAGCTCAAATTCTTCCTCT from Proteinivorax hydrogeniformans harbors:
- the rnc gene encoding ribonuclease III, whose translation is MTKLEYFLEELGLDKGEIYKKAFTHSSYAFENSLGFKAHNQRLEFLGDAVLELIISEYLYTFTKNITEGEMTRLRAQIVCENSLASVARELEFGELLWLGKGEEKTGGREKSSILADTFEAFVGALYMDVGFERSYDIVLDILRPQINKSLIGGENDFKTQLQEYVQKNGVNSLTYKIIEEKGPDHDKRFRSAVFLNGRKIGEGEGKTKKQSEQQAARKGLLNFYGQQ